Proteins from one Salaquimonas pukyongi genomic window:
- a CDS encoding L-iditol 2-dehydrogenase, with protein MKRLDGKTALITGGARGIGKAFAEAYLREGAHVAIADINVDAARKAAGELGDRALAVGIDVTRQDSIETAVAQTVEALGRIDILINNAALFTAAPIIEIDRADYEKVFSVNVAGTLFTMQAVARYMIEGGNGGKIINMASQAGRRGEALVAVYCATKAAVISLTQSAGLDLIKYGINVNAISPGVVDGEHWDGVDALFAKHEGKAPGQKKKEVGEGVPFGRMGVAEDLTGMAVFLASSEADYVVAQTYNVDGGQWMS; from the coding sequence ATGAAGCGGCTGGACGGGAAAACGGCACTGATTACCGGTGGCGCGCGCGGGATCGGCAAGGCTTTTGCCGAGGCCTATCTTCGCGAGGGCGCGCATGTGGCCATCGCCGATATCAATGTTGATGCTGCACGAAAGGCAGCCGGCGAACTTGGTGATCGCGCGCTTGCCGTTGGGATCGACGTTACCCGTCAGGACAGTATCGAAACGGCGGTGGCGCAGACGGTTGAAGCTCTCGGGCGGATCGACATTCTGATCAACAATGCAGCCTTGTTCACCGCCGCTCCAATCATCGAGATCGACCGGGCAGATTACGAAAAGGTCTTCAGTGTCAACGTGGCAGGCACGCTTTTTACGATGCAGGCTGTGGCGCGATACATGATCGAAGGCGGTAATGGCGGCAAGATCATCAACATGGCGAGCCAGGCGGGGCGCCGCGGCGAGGCACTGGTGGCGGTTTATTGCGCCACCAAGGCGGCCGTCATCTCGCTGACCCAGTCGGCAGGCCTTGATCTGATCAAATATGGAATCAATGTAAATGCGATCTCGCCGGGGGTTGTGGATGGCGAACACTGGGATGGTGTGGACGCCCTATTTGCCAAACATGAGGGCAAGGCTCCGGGCCAGAAAAAGAAGGAAGTTGGCGAAGGCGTGCCCTTCGGCCGGATGGGTGTTGCAGAAGACCTGACCGGCATGGCGGTGTTTCTTGCAAGCAGTGAAGCTGATTATGTCGTTGCCCAAACCTACAATGTGGATGGCGGGCAATGGATGAGCTGA
- a CDS encoding mannitol dehydrogenase family protein — protein sequence MDELIPLSLENLPCLPKGVRVPHYDRRDLKAGIVHIGLGNFHRAHQAWYLHRLFDQGLCQDWAIVGAGVRAPDGVQREKLAAQDWLTTLIELDPSGKSAEVIGSMIDYVPVEAGNPSLIAKMADPDIRIVSLTVTEGGYYIDPSNGGFDANHPDILHDAANPRFPRTAFGAMVEALRLRREKGHIAFSGLSCDNLQGNGAILRRTLVSLARMSNPGLADWIDCNGSFPNSMVDCIVPSTGPGELSLAKRFGIEDASPVTHENFRQWVMEDDFCAGRPDWDKVGVTLSDDVHAFESMKLRILNGGHQIIAMPGELLGMETIAQTMAHPLIPLFFDKVVREEIAPHVAPVPGMKPLDYLDLVHRRFSNPQVKDTTRRVAFDGSSRQPGFLFASIRDGLKQGTPIGGLALATALWCKYCEGLRADGSAIEPNDPNWPDLNSAAVAARKNPALWLDQRQYYGDLADNTVFSDAFADWHCSLATKGIEATMEAYTSQSTGKGFTVQLA from the coding sequence ATGGATGAGCTGATCCCGCTTAGTCTTGAAAATCTGCCATGCCTGCCGAAAGGCGTTCGGGTTCCGCATTATGATCGCAGGGACCTGAAAGCCGGCATTGTGCATATCGGGCTCGGCAATTTTCATCGCGCCCATCAGGCCTGGTATCTTCACCGTCTTTTCGATCAGGGCCTGTGCCAGGATTGGGCCATTGTGGGGGCCGGCGTGCGGGCGCCCGATGGTGTCCAGCGCGAAAAGCTCGCCGCCCAGGACTGGCTTACGACGCTGATTGAGTTGGACCCCTCCGGCAAATCGGCCGAAGTGATCGGCTCGATGATCGACTATGTGCCGGTTGAAGCGGGGAACCCTTCGCTGATTGCCAAAATGGCAGATCCCGATATCCGTATCGTTTCCCTGACGGTCACCGAAGGCGGCTATTATATCGATCCGTCCAATGGCGGTTTTGATGCAAACCATCCCGACATTCTGCATGATGCTGCCAATCCGCGGTTTCCGCGCACGGCATTTGGCGCGATGGTGGAAGCCCTCAGGCTGCGCCGGGAAAAGGGCCATATCGCGTTTTCCGGCCTGAGCTGTGACAACCTTCAGGGCAATGGCGCGATATTGCGGCGCACCCTGGTATCCCTGGCAAGGATGTCCAATCCGGGACTGGCAGACTGGATCGACTGCAATGGAAGTTTTCCGAACTCGATGGTGGATTGTATCGTGCCATCCACCGGCCCCGGTGAACTTTCCCTGGCAAAGCGGTTTGGAATTGAGGATGCATCGCCGGTCACCCATGAGAATTTTCGTCAATGGGTGATGGAAGATGATTTTTGCGCCGGCAGGCCCGATTGGGACAAGGTGGGCGTAACGCTTTCTGATGACGTTCATGCTTTTGAGAGCATGAAACTGCGCATTCTCAATGGCGGGCATCAGATCATCGCCATGCCCGGAGAACTTCTGGGCATGGAGACGATTGCGCAAACCATGGCGCATCCGCTGATCCCGCTGTTTTTCGACAAGGTGGTCAGGGAGGAAATTGCCCCTCATGTGGCGCCGGTGCCTGGAATGAAACCGCTCGACTATCTGGACTTGGTTCATCGGCGTTTCTCCAATCCTCAAGTCAAGGACACCACGCGGCGGGTGGCGTTTGACGGCTCATCCCGGCAGCCGGGCTTTCTATTTGCCTCCATTCGCGACGGCCTGAAACAGGGGACACCCATCGGCGGCCTTGCATTGGCAACCGCTCTTTGGTGCAAATATTGCGAAGGGTTGCGTGCCGACGGCTCGGCAATCGAACCCAACGATCCGAATTGGCCCGACTTGAACAGCGCTGCAGTTGCCGCACGCAAAAACCCGGCGCTTTGGCTGGATCAGCGCCAGTATTATGGCGATCTTGCTGATAATACGGTCTTTTCAGATGCCTTTGCCGACTGGCATTGCTCCCTTGCCACCAAAGGCATTGAGGCAACCATGGAAGCATACACCTCGCAAAGCACAGGCAAGGGTTTTACTGTCCAGCTTGCCTGA
- a CDS encoding aminotransferase class V-fold PLP-dependent enzyme, producing MLHTRKGLIEAVRDRFAHVDHCPFQGPRIFFENAGGALTLKSVVETSAKYAAIPDNQGRDNIASHALVDTIKKAKSDLAAFMNAPSGQFFAGESGTELLFRMIRTACVNAPKGSRVLGSSIEHPASRSAARRWAEIAGLHYVNVPHDDDTGMVYAEDYTRHVTPDTTVATILHASPVTGMGMDVAAISKAIRDVSPDCLIIVDGIQHAAHGQVDIESYNVDGYAISPYKMFSRHGYGIAWISGRLTALPHDMLIDAPAEGWEFGTRDTGAYATLSDVIDYFEWLGGEVCEETDRRARIRAAGRAIHAYEQHLTNAMIHGTGNLPGLADMEHVTILGGEDNPAREGLVSVVVAGMRSPQVVEKLNELGIRTHTRKADHYSGNVLDPLGLPDCVRISLCHYNTEHEIAQLLTALNDMRG from the coding sequence ATGCTCCACACCAGGAAGGGCCTCATCGAGGCTGTACGAGACCGGTTTGCCCATGTCGATCACTGTCCTTTTCAGGGGCCCCGCATCTTCTTCGAGAATGCCGGCGGTGCCCTGACCTTGAAGTCGGTGGTTGAAACATCGGCGAAATACGCTGCCATTCCGGACAATCAGGGCCGTGACAATATTGCCTCGCATGCACTGGTGGACACCATCAAAAAGGCAAAATCGGATCTGGCAGCGTTCATGAATGCGCCATCAGGGCAGTTCTTCGCCGGGGAAAGCGGCACCGAACTCCTGTTTCGAATGATCCGAACGGCCTGCGTGAACGCGCCGAAAGGCTCCAGGGTTCTGGGCAGTTCCATCGAGCATCCGGCCAGCCGCAGCGCCGCGCGCCGCTGGGCAGAAATCGCCGGACTGCACTATGTCAACGTACCCCATGACGATGACACGGGCATGGTTTACGCCGAGGATTACACCCGCCATGTCACACCGGATACAACCGTTGCCACCATACTCCACGCGTCTCCGGTAACCGGAATGGGCATGGATGTCGCTGCCATCTCAAAGGCAATCCGCGACGTGTCGCCTGATTGCCTCATCATCGTTGACGGCATTCAGCATGCCGCTCACGGGCAGGTCGATATCGAAAGCTACAATGTCGATGGCTATGCCATCTCCCCCTACAAAATGTTCTCCCGGCATGGATACGGGATCGCCTGGATTTCCGGCCGTTTGACGGCATTGCCCCATGACATGCTGATTGATGCGCCGGCGGAAGGTTGGGAATTCGGCACGCGTGATACGGGCGCCTATGCCACGCTCTCCGACGTCATTGACTATTTTGAATGGCTGGGAGGCGAGGTTTGCGAAGAGACAGACCGGCGGGCCCGCATCAGGGCAGCCGGCCGCGCCATCCATGCCTACGAGCAGCATCTGACCAATGCGATGATCCACGGAACCGGCAACCTGCCGGGCCTGGCCGACATGGAGCACGTCACCATTCTGGGCGGTGAGGACAATCCCGCCCGCGAGGGGCTGGTGTCGGTTGTGGTTGCCGGCATGCGCTCGCCACAGGTGGTGGAAAAACTCAACGAACTTGGCATTAGGACCCATACGCGCAAGGCCGATCACTATAGCGGCAACGTTCTGGACCCGCTCGGTCTGCCGGACTGCGTGCGCATTTCCCTGTGTCATTACAACACCGAGCATGAGATAGCCCAGCTTTTGACGGCGCTCAATGACATGCGGGGGTAG
- a CDS encoding SH3 domain-containing protein, with translation MLPADFKLSIDLLIVCAALAAAFFWSRSASLRPPDLHRITTFTNPDDSGRLPIGVWTKRIAGNNKKAAAFAALAALLGAGRLSLDVWDVEGAVTALMTKPPEMVATTAIPVRPITRTDEKDPRSRIYMPKVAGASAVTLSKPPVREFNRIVTANRLNVRSGPGANHQLLATLNRGEKVLVDRTEGNWSYLSSDGLKGWAYSKYLSPGS, from the coding sequence GTGTTGCCTGCAGACTTCAAACTATCCATCGATCTGCTGATTGTCTGCGCTGCGCTGGCCGCTGCGTTTTTCTGGTCGCGTTCTGCATCCCTCAGGCCACCGGATTTGCACCGCATCACAACTTTCACAAACCCCGATGATTCCGGACGCCTGCCCATCGGCGTTTGGACCAAACGGATTGCCGGCAACAACAAGAAGGCTGCCGCTTTCGCAGCCCTAGCCGCACTGCTTGGGGCAGGCCGGTTATCGCTCGATGTTTGGGATGTTGAGGGAGCGGTAACGGCTCTGATGACAAAACCGCCCGAAATGGTCGCCACAACCGCAATACCGGTTCGCCCGATCACCAGGACCGACGAAAAGGATCCCCGCAGCAGGATTTACATGCCGAAAGTGGCAGGCGCCAGCGCTGTGACACTTTCCAAGCCGCCTGTTCGCGAATTCAACCGTATCGTGACGGCCAATCGCCTTAATGTTCGCAGCGGTCCAGGCGCAAATCACCAACTGCTTGCCACCTTGAACCGCGGAGAGAAGGTTCTTGTCGATCGCACAGAGGGCAACTGGTCTTACCTGAGCAGCGATGGGCTAAAGGGATGGGCATACTCAAAATACCTGTCTCCCGGCAGCTAG
- a CDS encoding bifunctional diguanylate cyclase/phosphodiesterase codes for MGIRNVFVIILLFSTIVPSALFGAWAYRDGVSSEFEEVSDRHLLIAKNLGSALNRYSRDIEALMDSVGTALSKWGSYPRVNNALSALNVDIVGIIDLDTRAVKASISRDQVSIADASRHILSPEVFGLMDKPTRQIAFTTVMASPSSEDENVIYAYKAMDNLLLFARVNTGYFVELGNEISFGVKGHAAIVDQAGNVLAHPLKGWTKQRKNISAVSSVQRMMGGETGVEVFYSPALKGDMIAGFTSVPRTGWGVMIPQPVEELYDKVAENNSGIMLALLASASIICVSMLVVMKVFGQPISTFTKQLRQNAKTGKLSPISLPEKRFVLTEFKEFGNAYNALIHTVESAHTEIHELAFTDSVTKLPNRAQFQKKVEEVLNSPAECSKGGSLLFVDIDDFKMVNDLFGHELGDHVLKLISQKLVSSVDPAQSAGIAGLDANTRNACVSRIGGDEFAIFLPGVVDERDLSDFLGKLVDDIFQLNNELMIEVNCSASIGAARFPMDGTDVTSLMRSADIAMYRAKSSGKNQSVIFSSKLGTMTENEICADFSNAIREGQLVLEYQPKVCTRRQAVAGAEALVRWNHPKLGRLSPGVWMSAIASKQQAIDLGEWVIEQAMRDLSIWNKRKSGLKMAINVSPIQLRNSDIVEHLKEALDRYGIDPEMFELEITEDALFEHSDSAQSLLNEISQLGIKISIDDFGTGYSNLSRLTGLPIDFIKIDQSLTRKALVDKKVESVMEATITLAKNLDCFVVAEGVETLEIAEFATAKGANLLQGFLFSKALPSEDFLNWIDEAGCDQLVRYSRRMDRDAA; via the coding sequence ATGGGCATTCGTAACGTATTCGTCATTATACTGCTTTTTTCCACCATCGTGCCTTCCGCACTGTTTGGTGCCTGGGCGTATCGCGATGGCGTAAGTTCGGAGTTCGAAGAGGTTTCGGACAGGCATCTACTGATCGCCAAGAACCTTGGCAGTGCCTTGAACCGCTACAGCCGCGATATCGAAGCCCTGATGGATTCCGTTGGCACCGCATTGTCCAAATGGGGCAGCTATCCCCGGGTCAACAACGCCCTGTCTGCACTCAATGTCGACATTGTAGGCATTATCGACCTTGATACGCGCGCAGTAAAAGCCAGCATCTCCCGGGACCAGGTGAGCATTGCCGATGCTTCCCGGCATATCTTGAGCCCTGAAGTTTTCGGCTTGATGGACAAACCAACCAGACAGATTGCCTTCACCACTGTCATGGCATCGCCATCCAGCGAGGATGAAAACGTCATCTATGCCTACAAGGCGATGGACAACCTGCTGCTTTTTGCGCGGGTGAACACCGGGTATTTCGTGGAGCTGGGCAACGAAATTTCCTTCGGCGTGAAGGGACATGCCGCGATCGTTGACCAGGCGGGAAACGTTCTCGCACATCCCCTGAAGGGCTGGACAAAACAACGCAAAAACATCTCCGCTGTTTCATCCGTCCAGCGGATGATGGGCGGGGAAACCGGGGTCGAAGTGTTCTACTCCCCTGCCCTGAAAGGCGACATGATTGCCGGTTTCACCTCAGTACCCCGAACTGGCTGGGGGGTGATGATCCCGCAGCCGGTGGAAGAGCTGTATGACAAGGTTGCCGAAAACAACAGCGGAATAATGTTGGCGCTGCTGGCCTCCGCATCCATCATCTGTGTGTCGATGCTGGTGGTCATGAAGGTATTTGGACAGCCGATTTCAACGTTCACGAAACAGCTTCGCCAGAATGCAAAAACCGGCAAGCTGTCTCCCATTTCGCTTCCTGAAAAGCGCTTTGTTCTGACGGAGTTCAAGGAATTCGGGAACGCCTACAATGCGCTGATACACACCGTCGAGAGCGCCCATACCGAAATCCATGAGCTGGCATTCACCGATAGCGTCACCAAGCTGCCCAACAGGGCACAGTTTCAAAAGAAAGTAGAGGAAGTCCTCAACAGTCCTGCAGAGTGCTCAAAAGGCGGCAGCCTGCTGTTTGTTGACATTGACGACTTCAAGATGGTCAACGATCTGTTCGGCCATGAACTGGGGGATCATGTCCTGAAACTGATTTCCCAGAAGCTGGTCAGTTCGGTTGATCCGGCCCAGTCTGCCGGCATCGCTGGCCTGGATGCCAATACCCGAAACGCCTGTGTTTCGAGAATCGGCGGCGATGAGTTCGCCATCTTCCTCCCGGGTGTTGTTGATGAGCGTGACCTTTCCGATTTCCTCGGCAAACTTGTCGACGACATTTTTCAGTTGAACAACGAACTGATGATCGAGGTGAACTGCAGTGCAAGCATTGGCGCGGCGCGGTTTCCGATGGACGGCACCGACGTTACTTCGCTGATGCGGTCCGCAGACATCGCCATGTATCGCGCAAAAAGCTCCGGCAAAAACCAGTCCGTGATTTTCTCCAGCAAGCTGGGAACGATGACCGAAAATGAAATCTGCGCAGATTTCTCGAATGCGATCCGGGAAGGCCAGCTGGTTCTGGAATATCAGCCGAAGGTATGCACCAGGCGGCAGGCCGTTGCGGGCGCGGAAGCGCTGGTGCGGTGGAACCATCCGAAACTGGGGCGTCTTTCTCCGGGGGTCTGGATGTCCGCGATCGCCTCAAAACAGCAGGCCATCGATCTGGGCGAATGGGTAATCGAACAGGCGATGCGTGACCTGAGCATCTGGAACAAGCGCAAGTCCGGACTCAAGATGGCCATCAATGTAAGCCCGATCCAGTTGCGCAACTCCGACATCGTTGAGCATTTGAAAGAGGCTTTGGACAGATACGGCATCGATCCGGAAATGTTCGAGCTCGAAATTACCGAGGATGCACTGTTCGAGCATTCAGATTCGGCCCAGTCGCTTCTTAACGAAATCTCGCAGCTGGGGATCAAGATTTCCATTGATGACTTTGGAACGGGATACTCAAACCTGTCCAGGCTGACCGGGCTGCCCATTGATTTCATCAAGATCGACCAATCGCTGACGCGAAAGGCGCTGGTGGACAAAAAGGTCGAGTCGGTCATGGAAGCGACCATTACCCTGGCAAAGAACCTGGACTGCTTCGTTGTGGCCGAGGGCGTTGAAACCCTTGAAATCGCAGAATTTGCCACCGCAAAAGGGGCGAACCTGTTGCAGGGCTTCCTGTTCTCCAAGGCCCTGCCATCGGAAGACTTCCTGAATTGGATAGACGAAGCCGGCTGTGACCAGCTGGTCAGATATTCCAGGCGCATGGATCGGGACGCAGCGTAA